GCCGGTCTGCCGGCCGCGCCGGGCGTCGACTGGAGCATCACCACGTCGCGGCCGAACAGGCGTCGCGCGTCGGCGAGGGCCTCGCGGATGGAGGGGCCGGTGACGGTCTTGAGGGTCATGAACAGGCCGAGAAGGGCGCTACGGGAGGCTCACCTGCCCCTCCACGTCCACCGGCGCCTCGGGCACGAGGTCTTGGTAGGACAGGACCGCGACGTCCGGGAGGACGGGGTCGAGGAAGGCGAAGAGGGTGGCGCGGAGCACGGGGGAGGTCAGGAGGACCGGCGGGTGGCCGGCGGCGATCAGCGGTTTCAGCCGGGCCTCGGCCTCGGCCTGGAGCCGAGCGGCCCGGTCGGGGTCGAGGCCGAGCGTGCTCGGGTTGAGCTCACCGGTCTGCGCCCTCTCTAGCAAGTGGTGTTCCAGGGTCGGGTCGAGCACGACGGCGTGGAGCCGGCCGTCGGGTCCGGAGAAGTGCCGCGTGAGCGTGGGCGCGAGGGCGGCCCGCGCGAACTCCGTCAGCACCTCCGGACTCTTCGTCGAGGCCGCTCGGTCGGCCAGGGCTTCGAGGATCAGGACGAGGTCGCGGATCGGGACGCGTTCCTGGAGCAGCCGCTTCAGCACGCGCTGGACGCTGCCGACCGAGAGCTGGTCGGGCACGAGCTCGCCCACGAGCGCCGGGGCCGACTCCTGCACCTTGTCGAGCAACTCGCGCGTGCCCTGCCGCGTGAGGAGCGCGTGGGCGTGCTTGCGGAGCGTCTCCAGGAGGTGCGTCGCGATGACGGCCGGGGCCTCGACCGTCGCCAGCCCGAGGCGCTCGGCCTCGGGGAGCGACCGGTCCGCGACCCACACCGCCTCGAGCCCGAATGTTGGGTCGACGGTCCGGATGCCGGGGGGCGCCTCGTCGTTCCCGTCGAGGAGAAGAGCGAGGTGGTAGCCCGGGAGGGCCTCGCCGCGCGCCACGTCGTTGCCGCGGAGCTTGACCACGTAGGCGTTCGCGTCGAGCGCCACGTTGTCGCGGATCCGGACGGGCGGGACCACGATGCCCATCTCGGTCGCCAGCTGGCGGCGGAGCATCGAGATCCGCTCGAGGAGGTCGCCGCCCTGGGCCGGGTCGACGACGGGGATGAGGCCGTAGCCGATCTCGAGCTCCAGTTCGTCGACCAGGAGGAGGTCGGCCGGTTCGGGCTCCGGCGCGGGGGCCGTCTCGGCGGGCCGGGCCGCTTCCTCGGCCTCGTCGGCGATCGTGCCGGCGCGGCGGAACGCGACGAACGCGAGGCCCCCCGCGAGCGCCCAGAATGGGACGATCGGGAGGCCCGGCAGCACGCCGAGGAGCGCCATGAACCCGGCCGTCACGAACAGGGCCTCCGGCTTGCCGAACAGCTGCGACTGGGTCTCGGACGAGAGGTTGCCCTCGCCGGACGCCCGCGAGACGATGAGGCCGGCGGCCGTCGAGATGAGGAGCGCCGGGATCTGGCTCACGAGCCCGTCGCCGATCGACAGCAACGTGAACGTCTGGGCGGCCTCGGCCGGCCCCATCCCGTACTGCGCGACCCCGATGATGAGCCCGCCGACGATGTTGATGGCCGTGATGACGAGCCCGGCCATGGCGTCGCCGCGGACGAACTTCGAGGCGCCGTCCATGGCCCCGTAGAAGTCGGCCTCGCGCGAGACTTCGGAGCGGCGGCGCTTGGCCTCGCCCTCGTCGATGAGCCCGGCGTTGAGGTCGGCGTCGATCGCCATCTGCTTGCCGGGCAGGGCGTCGAGCGTGAACCGCGCGCCGACCTCCGCGATCCGCCCCGAGCCCTTCGTGATGACCACGAAGTTGATGAGGACGAGGACGAGGAAGACGATGGCGCCGACCACGTAATTCCCCGACACCACGAACTCCCCGAACGCCTCGATGAGCGCGCCCGCCTTGGCCTCGCCCAGGATGAGCCGCGTCGAGGCCACGTTGAGCGACAGCCGGAACAGCGTCGTCACGAGGAGGAGCCCCGGGAAGATGCCGAAGTCGAGCGGGCGCTCGGCGTAGAACGCCGTGAGGAGGACGGCCAGGCTGATGGCGATGTTCGTCGCCAGCAGGAGGTCGAGGAGGAACCCCGGGAGGGGCACCACCATCACGAACAGGACGAGGACGAGCCCGGTGGCGGCCAGGGCCTCCCCGTTCAGCGTGAACGCGGGCGGTCGGGCGGCGGGGACGGCGGCGGCGGACATGGCTTAGAGGCGGGCCGACGAGTCCGCCCGCCTCGGCGCCGAGGCGGNNNNNNNNNNNNNNNNNNNNNNNNGGGGGCGTCGGCATCAGGGGCGGTCGCGCTGGCGGTAGACCTCGGCGAGCACGGCGGCCACGGCCCCGTAGAGCGCCTCGTCGATAAAGGCGCCCTCGTCGACCGTCGCGTGGAGCGCCCGCGCGAGCGGGACGTCCTCGACGGTCGGGACGCCGTGCTCGGCCGCGAGCGCCTTGATCCGGAGCGCCCGCTTCCGCATG
This sequence is a window from Rubrivirga marina. Protein-coding genes within it:
- the flhA gene encoding flagellar biosynthesis protein FlhA, with the protein product MSAAAVPAARPPAFTLNGEALAATGLVLVLFVMVVPLPGFLLDLLLATNIAISLAVLLTAFYAERPLDFGIFPGLLLVTTLFRLSLNVASTRLILGEAKAGALIEAFGEFVVSGNYVVGAIVFLVLVLINFVVITKGSGRIAEVGARFTLDALPGKQMAIDADLNAGLIDEGEAKRRRSEVSREADFYGAMDGASKFVRGDAMAGLVITAINIVGGLIIGVAQYGMGPAEAAQTFTLLSIGDGLVSQIPALLISTAAGLIVSRASGEGNLSSETQSQLFGKPEALFVTAGFMALLGVLPGLPIVPFWALAGGLAFVAFRRAGTIADEAEEAARPAETAPAPEPEPADLLLVDELELEIGYGLIPVVDPAQGGDLLERISMLRRQLATEMGIVVPPVRIRDNVALDANAYVVKLRGNDVARGEALPGYHLALLLDGNDEAPPGIRTVDPTFGLEAVWVADRSLPEAERLGLATVEAPAVIATHLLETLRKHAHALLTRQGTRELLDKVQESAPALVGELVPDQLSVGSVQRVLKRLLQERVPIRDLVLILEALADRAASTKSPEVLTEFARAALAPTLTRHFSGPDGRLHAVVLDPTLEHHLLERAQTGELNPSTLGLDPDRAARLQAEAEARLKPLIAAGHPPVLLTSPVLRATLFAFLDPVLPDVAVLSYQDLVPEAPVDVEGQVSLP